The genome window GACACGATACGGTTCGCGATGTCGCGCGTTTTCTCCTCGTCGATGCCCCCTTCCGCCAAGAGCGCGCCGCCCGCGATGATCGTCGTCAGAGGATCTCGCAGATCATGGCCAGGCACGCCAAGCACTCTTTCCCGCGAGCGATCGATGCGGTGCATGAACTCGGCGATCGACGTCGTCAGCGCGCGGTCGATTGCCTCGTCAAAGCAGATGAGACTATCGAGATCCGCCGATGTCGCGACGGGCTGCGATCGACGCCAGAGGCGCGTCACGCATCGACGAAGGCTCGGGAACTCCAGCGCCACCTGCACGACACGCAACCCCTGCTCCGCGCGTCGAGCGCCGTGTTGCTCCGCGACGGCCTCGACGCTGTTCGCCGGCGCCTGGCGACCCGGAGATTCATTCGGCACGCCCATGTCGCGTCGACAGTCATCGAGATCACGCGCGACTGTTTCCAGGAGCTTGCCGAGGTTGTCGCGGAGCTCGAGGATGCCGTCGCCTCGGCCGGTCAGCCTCCGGCGGGCGTCCTGTTCCCAGTCCGCAAGGATGGTCTCACGATGTGCGCTGATGAAAGACGACAATTCCATGCGCCCTGCTCCAACGACGTCGCGAGTTTGCGATGAGCCTCATCGGTGGCTCATTTATGGTGGAGTTATCCTTCGGTCGCGATTGGGCCAAGGCAGTAGACGCTTTCCCCTCGTTGCTATGTTCACGCAGTGTCTCAGCTCGCCGTCGAGTGCACCCACGACCGACGCCCTCGCTCACCTCCGTGACATTCTCACTCCCGCCTGATTCCCCAGAGCTCGACGCCTCGGCGCAGTTCGTCGTGCCCCGAGACGCGGCTGACGCGCTGGATATTCCCATGATCATCGCCGCGGCCGAGCGCCGTGGCGTGAAAATGCCGCGAATCGAGATGACGACGACGGACGCCGGCGCCGGGAAAACACGTATCTCGTGTCGCGTCGCGGTCGCGATCCTTCTCACGCAGGCCTGGATTTCGGTCGCCGAGCACGCGCCGGATACTGATGCCGCTCGCCAGCTGGTGGTGTCGTTGGCCGAGGCGACGCGTGCGGCCTTCGCGGCGATCGATGACGCGACGACCAGGGCCCGCAAGAATAATGCGCTCGGCGACAGCGGCTACATCGGCCCGTCGGGCCACCCAAATTCTGGCGGCTGATCTCCTGATGAAGGAAGACCGTTACGGCACCCTTCTCGGCACAATCGCCATCGTGCAGCGAGAGATACAGATGAGACTTCCCGATTCGTCCAGGATCTGAATCGACCAGACCTGTGACGTGCGGCCGATGTGGACGGGGGTTGCGGTGGCTGTGACGACGCCGCTGGACTTGGGGCGAATGTGGTTGGCGTTGATCTCCTGGCCGACCGCTGCGAACCGCTCGCGATCGATGCACCCGGCGGCGCCGAACGAGGCGACCGTTTCCGCGAGGGCGACCGACGCACCACCGTGGAGAATGCCGAACGGTTGGACCGTCCGTTCGTCGACTGGCATCGTAGCCACCACGCGCTGCTCCGAGAGCTCGAGTATCTCGATGCCGAGCACGCCCGGCATTCCAAGTGTTCGAAACGGGTGGTACCAAGCGGGATCAGTCACAAGCTGGCTCCGGGGGGGGGTGGATGGAGTGAAGGTTATGAATCTGGCGCGTCTGGATGCGCGGGTGGCTCAGGCGCATGATTCGGGATGGACGATTCTCTCGACCGCATCGCGGTGAACGACAACCAGCGGCGGCACTTTGAGGTCCTGTTGAGCCGTTTGGAAGATTCGCTGGGCACGATCGAGACGCTGCTGGCGGCTCCGCGTGCGCGCAATCTCTCGCGAGTGGAGGACGACGTGCCGTCCGGCTTTCGGACGATCGCGGCCTCCGAGATCCCGGCGATCAAGCATCAGATCGAGCGTCTCGCCGTCGCGATGAACCTTCGGCCGAGCATCGTGTCGCTTCGTCGCGTTATCAGCGCGTCGCTGACGACCGACGTCATCCGAATCGAGGACAGTCTGTCGTCCGGGCTACGCGGCTACGGCGTGGTGGATCCAACACTTCCCGATCTTCTGGACCCCGCACTCCTACGGTTGGCTCATTCCCTCGGCCGTCTTGCCAGTGCGCTCAAGCGATAGCCGGCGCCTTATGAGTGCGCAGATTAGCGATCCCGCCGTGCGAGCGAACCAGAGGCCACTATGAGCACGACCCTATTGTTGCGCGTCGCAGCGGTGCTGACGGCGATCCAGGGCATCGTCCACGGCGGATTCTTCATCTCGGCCAAGCCGCGGAGCGAGGCTGAGACGGCGATGGTTACGGCAATGAAGACCGGCCTCTTTTTCGGCGGCGGAACGCGTGGCTACTGGGACATGTACTTCGGATACGGCCTGATCGCCGCGGCGATTTGTCTCGTCGAAGCTGTGCTGTTGTGGCAGGTCGCGAGGATTGCCGTTGTGCCGCCGACGCTCGCGCGGCCGATCGTCGTCTTACTCCTGGCGTGGAAGGTCGCCCACGCGTTGGTCGTCTGGCGGTATTTCGCGTTTCCGATTCCGATCGCGTTCGACGCTCTCGTGGCGGCCTGTCTCGCGTGGTGGCTACTCGCACAACCGCGTTGATCCCGCGGAGCAGTTGGTCTACTACTGACGCAACGGTGGATTCGAATCCTGCAGAACGCACAAACATCCCGCGGCGGAGGAGCGCCGCGGGATGTTCTTGCGTTACGCGTTGGTCCGCGGTGCCTAACGGAGCGTAACGCCGAGAATGACGGGCCAGTAGTTCGTCGACCGGTCCTTGGTGAATATCGTTACGTACCGTCCCTCTACGAACAGATCGGCGCCGCGAAGCCCCCATTGCATTCCCACACCGGCATTCGCGCCCGGCCGCGTGATCGCCGTATACCCGGAGCTCGAGTAATTGGCGGCGGAGTATGGAAGGCCAGACTGCACGGCCGCGGTCGTCGCCGCGTGCAGCGCCGCGAACTTCTGCTGTTCGGCAGCCGGATTCGTCAACGCCAGCGACTTGTCATAGTTGAGGAAATAGTGAAGGCCGCCACCGCCGACCACGTAGATCGAAGTCGACGAGTGCGAGCCGAGCAACGGAAGACGCAGCTTCGCATCGAGCATTGCCGACGCGAGTGTCGCATCCGTCCCGGTTGCGATCGCGTAGCCGTTGTAGCCGCTTGACGTTCCGGTGCTGGTTGCGCCGGTGGTTGCGGTCGGCGCGGTGTACCCCGGCGCGGTTGTGCCACTCGCCGGCGATCCTGTCGCGTAGTTCGTCCCACCGGGGCCAGCGGTTACGAGCGCCGTCGTCGATCCGTTGCTTCGGAACGTCGTCCGACCTCGCAAACGGTCGTATGAAATGTCGAGTCTCACGCCAAGCGGCATCGACCTGCTGTCCCAACCGATCGGCACGGTGATGTTGAAGCCTGGGTTGTAGCCGTTGTGGATGTCACCGGACGGAACGCTGGTTCCACTGGCAAGCCCAACGTAGAACGCGCCGAATTGTCGTCGCGGCGCCCTCGGCACTGGCGGTTCGACAACGGGCGCGGCTGTCGTCGTATCGGCTGGGCGAATCACCGCGGTGTCGATCTTTGTCATCGTGTCCGGCTTAGTCATGGTATCGGGCTTTACCATCGTGTCCGCCTTGATGGTCGTGTCCGGCGCGACGGGGACGGGGACCGGCGTGGGCGCGACCGTGTCCTTGGGCGGCAGCGCGACTACACCAGCAGCTTCCTTTTTCCTTACAGGAATACGAATCGTCGAATGCGCTTTGGTCTTGGCCACAGTACGCTTTGACGCTGTGTCGGGGCGAGCTTTTCCGGTCGTGTCCTGCGCGGCGGCGACCGAGCCCAGCCCGAGGGTGAGCATGAGCCCGATCAGGCATTCACGACGCCCGGGAATTCGTCTTGGCATGTCGACCTCCTTCGCTGAATCCGCGCGGCGATCATCGCCGCTCGGTGTTGCACGAAGGGGCAATTGACAGGCCAATCATTGTCTCGCGAACCATTACGGCCAGCCGAGCCCGCATGCCGCCATGAGGGGTATCTGTTTCACGTCTCATCGTCGGCCTAGCAGCCTATCAATTAGGATCTTGGCATTAGGGGCCAATTGGGCGAGGGATGTCCGGGCGATTCCCTACCAGCTGCCGGGCGAACGCGAGTGACGTTCGACGGATGCAGCGGGTAAAGATTCTGACTGCGTGACGAACCGATCGCCTTGCGGCATCGGTAATGCGAGTGGCGTCGCTTCACCAATTATGACGATCCCTCTCTGACGTCCGATGCCCAGATGAACGTCGTGCGTGGCTCGCTCGCTCTCCTTGGCGTCGGAGCCAGGCCGCTCGCTAGGCCTTCGGGCCATCGCCATCGAGAATCGACACATGGCTGACACATCACCGGCTCGTCAGGCAGATGCGAGCAAGGTTCGCGTACGATACATGGTCAACGCGATCGAGCCCGCGGTCTCTTTCTACACGCAGCACCTCGGGTTCATCGTGAAGCCCGGAGCGACCGACAATTTCGCGTTGCTCTCCCGCGCCAATCTCGAATTGGTGTTGAGCACGCCGTTCGGCCCTGGAGGAGCCGCGAAGCCGATGCGCGATGGGCGCAAGGCGGAACCCGGCGGGTGGAACCGCATCATTCTCAACG of Gemmatimonadaceae bacterium contains these proteins:
- a CDS encoding sensor histidine kinase — its product is MELSSFISAHRETILADWEQDARRRLTGRGDGILELRDNLGKLLETVARDLDDCRRDMGVPNESPGRQAPANSVEAVAEQHGARRAEQGLRVVQVALEFPSLRRCVTRLWRRSQPVATSADLDSLICFDEAIDRALTTSIAEFMHRIDRSRERVLGVPGHDLRDPLTTIIAGGALLAEGGIDEEKTRDIANRIVSTGERMHHLIADLLDATRMRFGGRLPIERREADLGTVVRAIVEEFCTSHPDRVVEVTASGDLQGRWDDKRIGQAVANLLANALQYGERQAPIRVSVAANHDVAIAVHNTGPPIPEQRRAVLFEPWTTVVHDDAAARDAGHLGLGLYIANAIVVGHGGHIEVDSSDERGTTFTIHLPVTRPGGMDHGE
- a CDS encoding hotdog fold thioesterase; the protein is MTDPAWYHPFRTLGMPGVLGIEILELSEQRVVATMPVDERTVQPFGILHGGASVALAETVASFGAAGCIDRERFAAVGQEINANHIRPKSSGVVTATATPVHIGRTSQVWSIQILDESGSLICISRCTMAIVPRRVP
- a CDS encoding VOC family protein, with protein sequence MADTSPARQADASKVRVRYMVNAIEPAVSFYTQHLGFIVKPGATDNFALLSRANLELVLSTPFGPGGAAKPMRDGRKAEPGGWNRIILNVDDLAHEVDRLTHAGLRFRNDIAKGPGGAEILLDDPSGNPVELFQAASQ